Proteins from a genomic interval of Firmicutes bacterium HGW-Firmicutes-1:
- a CDS encoding Crp/Fnr family transcriptional regulator, protein MNKDELCCMRCNHELCASRVQIFSELNQEELSKVVSLIVRKHYSKGELIILEGSSLDNLIIIKKGQVKVFRYNQEGKEQILYVFSEGDFFGEKNLLKNQEANFNVEALEDTNICLIKKNDFQELLKKFPDISLKILEELSNRLEKLESTIEKMGTRNVEARVNAVLLEFAAKYGKDDARGILIELPLSREGIANYIGLTRETVSRKMSLLMDEGTIEMLGYKKIIIKNIEALKKTIE, encoded by the coding sequence ATGAATAAGGATGAGCTGTGCTGTATGCGGTGCAATCATGAGCTTTGTGCGAGCAGAGTGCAAATATTTTCCGAATTAAATCAAGAAGAACTCAGTAAAGTTGTAAGTCTTATTGTAAGAAAGCATTATTCAAAAGGAGAATTGATTATCCTTGAAGGATCATCTTTGGATAATTTGATTATTATAAAAAAAGGACAAGTAAAAGTTTTTAGATATAATCAGGAAGGCAAAGAGCAGATATTATATGTTTTTTCAGAAGGGGATTTTTTTGGTGAGAAGAATTTATTGAAAAATCAAGAAGCTAACTTTAATGTAGAAGCTCTCGAAGATACCAATATATGTTTGATTAAGAAAAATGATTTCCAAGAGTTACTAAAAAAATTTCCAGATATCAGTCTTAAGATCCTGGAGGAATTGAGCAATAGATTAGAAAAATTAGAGAGTACGATTGAAAAGATGGGGACAAGAAATGTTGAAGCTAGGGTTAATGCAGTACTTTTAGAATTTGCTGCTAAATATGGTAAGGACGACGCCAGAGGTATTTTAATTGAATTACCCTTAAGCCGAGAAGGTATCGCCAATTACATTGGGCTTACTAGGGAAACTGTTAGTCGAAAGATGAGCCTTCTTATGGATGAAGGAACGATTGAAATGTTAGGATATAAAAAGATTATTATCAAAAATATTGAAGCCCTCAAAAAAACAATAGAATAG
- the ric gene encoding iron-sulfur cluster repair di-iron protein produces the protein MNTFNVSQSVGDIVAIMPKASEIFKAYKIDFCCGGNRSLDSIIKEQKLSEEDILSKLEAAYEETQKVTNNQVDLRKITPSELIDYIINTHHTYLKKSLPELSELTTMILRVHGVKHTDLFTVHKLYHSLKTDLDQHLIKEEEILFPMIKEYDKHPSNELFDKIRKVMTETEDEHDIAGSVIKELRVLTDQYKLPEDVCTTFGLTYFKLQELESDLFEHIHLENNILFKNFVE, from the coding sequence ATGAATACATTTAATGTTTCTCAAAGTGTAGGGGATATTGTAGCAATTATGCCAAAGGCAAGCGAGATTTTTAAGGCATATAAGATTGACTTCTGTTGTGGAGGTAACAGATCACTTGATTCAATCATCAAAGAGCAAAAGCTAAGTGAAGAGGACATTTTAAGTAAACTTGAAGCTGCCTATGAGGAAACTCAGAAAGTTACTAACAATCAAGTTGACTTAAGAAAAATAACTCCAAGTGAGCTGATTGACTATATTATAAATACCCATCATACTTATTTGAAAAAAAGCCTGCCTGAATTGAGTGAGTTAACAACAATGATACTTAGAGTACATGGTGTTAAACATACTGATTTATTTACTGTTCATAAGTTGTATCATTCTTTAAAGACCGATCTTGATCAGCATCTGATTAAGGAGGAAGAAATACTGTTTCCCATGATAAAAGAATATGATAAACATCCATCAAATGAGCTATTTGATAAAATTAGAAAAGTAATGACAGAAACAGAAGATGAACACGATATTGCAGGAAGTGTTATTAAAGAACTTCGAGTTCTTACAGACCAGTATAAACTTCCAGAGGATGTATGTACTACTTTCGGATTAACCTATTTTAAGCTACAAGAGTTAGAATCAGACTTGTTCGAGCACATACATTTAGAAAATAACATTTTATTTAAAAACTTCGTTGAATAA
- a CDS encoding MFS transporter has protein sequence MDKRLFVYFVIIGLTAFGLGLSNDVMNNYFEEAYNVTAFQRGLIEFPRELPGVLVILVIAVLSFMTDIRICMISQILSIIGIATLGLFTPTFSVMLIFVFINSMGMHLFFPLQDSIGMSLIDDNNVGKMMGRYKGVSTTFTMLAAILVLIGFRMGFFSFTTKIKWIFIISASTLIIVLIMLFVFEHMNKETIKSYKKIKFIFRKEYKYYYTLVVMFGVQKQIMMVYGPWVIISLLGKKADTMAILAIIGLFIGMFFIPAVGKWIDRFGIKTFLFIDALSFIGVYLIYGILSAGFYSGKIALFGFPVIMAYALLIMDRMSNQFGMIRTIYLRSIAVDIADITPTLSLGISLDHIVSIICAVLGGVVWSVWGPQYIFFLAAALSLVNLYVATKVKDVEKIVR, from the coding sequence ATGGATAAGAGATTATTTGTTTATTTCGTGATTATTGGGCTAACAGCATTTGGACTTGGACTTAGCAACGATGTCATGAATAACTACTTTGAAGAGGCTTACAATGTTACAGCATTTCAACGGGGTCTAATTGAATTTCCAAGAGAACTGCCGGGAGTACTTGTGATACTGGTTATTGCAGTACTATCATTTATGACTGATATTCGTATTTGTATGATATCTCAGATACTTAGTATTATTGGTATTGCAACCTTAGGCCTATTTACACCAACTTTTTCGGTGATGCTGATATTTGTATTTATCAATTCTATGGGTATGCACCTATTCTTTCCATTGCAAGATAGTATTGGAATGTCTTTGATCGATGACAATAATGTTGGGAAGATGATGGGACGATACAAGGGGGTTTCAACTACGTTTACAATGTTGGCAGCTATTCTTGTACTCATCGGTTTTAGGATGGGGTTTTTTAGCTTCACAACAAAGATAAAATGGATATTTATTATTTCTGCAAGTACCTTAATCATTGTTTTAATTATGTTATTTGTTTTTGAGCATATGAATAAAGAAACGATAAAGAGCTATAAAAAAATTAAATTCATATTTAGAAAAGAATATAAGTATTACTACACCTTAGTTGTAATGTTTGGTGTTCAGAAGCAGATCATGATGGTTTATGGCCCATGGGTCATTATTTCACTATTAGGAAAAAAGGCAGATACCATGGCTATCCTTGCTATTATTGGTTTGTTTATTGGCATGTTTTTTATCCCTGCTGTTGGGAAATGGATTGATCGCTTTGGGATAAAGACCTTTCTTTTTATTGATGCGTTATCTTTTATTGGTGTTTATTTAATATATGGTATTTTGAGTGCTGGTTTTTATTCTGGAAAGATAGCTTTGTTTGGATTTCCTGTAATTATGGCATATGCTTTGTTAATCATGGATCGGATGTCCAATCAATTTGGAATGATCAGAACAATTTATTTGCGATCCATTGCTGTAGACATAGCAGATATTACACCAACATTATCACTAGGAATTAGCCTAGATCATATAGTTTCTATTATTTGTGCAGTTTTAGGAGGTGTTGTATGGAGTGTTTGGGGACCACAGTATATTTTTTTTCTCGCAGCAGCACTTTCGTTAGTGAATTTATATGTGGCTACAAAAGTGAAAGATGTAGAGAAGATAGTTAGGTAA
- a CDS encoding CoA pyrophosphatase, translating into MLLEDFNHIKSHFGFNEGISGKEDFFNSVVLVLLVPIGNEYYFVLQKRSLNIRQGGEICFPGGKIDEKDETLEMVALRETNEELGIPIEKIDIIGRLNTVVALMGVTVDAFIGVTDVGIDEMIINRDEVDRMITIPVSFFEENEPDHYSVLVKVHPSYINEETGEEVVLLPSEELGLPDRYKIPWGNFKHKILSYKTEYGVIWGITARFICEFVNKSREYKFVTK; encoded by the coding sequence ATGTTACTAGAAGACTTTAATCATATCAAAAGTCATTTTGGCTTTAATGAAGGTATTAGTGGAAAAGAAGATTTTTTCAATTCAGTTGTACTAGTTTTATTAGTTCCTATTGGTAATGAATATTATTTTGTTTTGCAAAAAAGAAGTCTTAATATTAGACAAGGTGGAGAGATTTGCTTTCCAGGTGGTAAAATTGATGAAAAAGATGAAACACTTGAAATGGTAGCACTTCGTGAAACAAATGAAGAACTGGGAATCCCAATTGAAAAAATTGATATTATAGGACGTCTAAATACCGTTGTCGCTCTTATGGGAGTAACAGTTGATGCGTTTATCGGAGTTACGGATGTAGGAATTGACGAAATGATTATTAATCGGGATGAGGTTGATCGAATGATTACCATACCGGTTTCATTTTTTGAAGAAAATGAGCCTGATCATTACAGTGTTTTGGTTAAAGTACATCCTTCCTATATAAATGAGGAAACAGGTGAGGAGGTTGTCTTATTGCCATCGGAAGAGTTAGGACTACCTGATAGGTATAAAATCCCTTGGGGAAATTTCAAACATAAAATCCTTTCTTATAAAACTGAATATGGAGTAATATGGGGTATAACAGCACGATTCATTTGCGAATTTGTGAATAAGTCTAGAGAATATAAATTTGTGACGAAATAA
- a CDS encoding methyl-accepting chemotaxis protein → MDFVLKKANFFNLVFSFMLYLILLSGFIIEFLKGNRGIEVIIFLAAVLIITYGISIQIYWKDKTSTSIRYITAVSFLVPYGFSIITSTSMVTFTIILPIFVIAFMFFDKKLILLLAVVTAILNSIFVIRAIQLNLYNSNSTSVVVMICVMVGFIIASFMVGSVNQKVVRDLNLFLENEHKDVESKQAIANDLEHIMSTLTKTANDLASNSQKAALAADEIAITIGEIAIGASDQAKDTGLGAVNIEGLGRTIEKEQENIKELNTSTNEVNRLKNEGIDILKDLTEKTHISSKAAQQINEIIVQTNENASKISNASEMIKSIANQTNLLALNAAIEAARAGEAGKGFAVVADEIRKLAEQSNGFTEEIAKIINELTEKTIFAVTTINEVIKVVSQQSDSVESTNTIFIGISGAIEKMKNITLVLNQSGQTMVLQKNEIIGTIESLSAISEENAAGTEQVSASIQEQTASITEIANASEILVKIADEMQSTILKFRKPN, encoded by the coding sequence ATGGATTTTGTATTAAAAAAAGCAAACTTCTTTAATTTGGTTTTTTCTTTCATGTTATATCTCATTTTACTTTCAGGATTTATTATTGAATTTTTGAAGGGTAACAGAGGGATAGAGGTTATTATATTTCTCGCAGCTGTATTGATCATAACCTATGGCATATCTATTCAAATTTATTGGAAGGATAAGACATCCACTAGTATTCGGTACATAACAGCAGTTAGCTTTCTTGTTCCTTATGGGTTTTCGATCATAACGAGCACTTCGATGGTTACCTTTACAATCATATTACCTATTTTTGTGATTGCATTTATGTTCTTTGACAAGAAGTTGATTCTACTCTTGGCGGTAGTAACAGCAATTCTGAATTCAATTTTTGTTATAAGAGCTATCCAGCTAAATCTTTACAATTCGAATTCCACGAGTGTTGTTGTAATGATTTGCGTTATGGTCGGGTTTATAATTGCTAGTTTTATGGTAGGTTCAGTAAATCAAAAAGTGGTTCGAGATTTAAATCTTTTTCTTGAAAATGAACATAAAGATGTTGAGAGTAAGCAGGCAATTGCAAATGATCTTGAACATATTATGAGTACACTTACCAAAACCGCGAATGATTTAGCATCAAATAGTCAGAAAGCTGCCTTAGCGGCAGATGAAATAGCAATTACGATTGGGGAAATTGCAATAGGAGCAAGTGACCAAGCTAAGGATACTGGATTAGGAGCAGTTAATATAGAAGGTTTAGGCAGAACAATTGAAAAAGAACAGGAAAATATCAAGGAATTAAATACATCTACCAACGAAGTGAATAGGTTGAAAAATGAAGGTATTGATATTTTAAAAGATCTTACAGAAAAAACACATATTAGTAGTAAGGCTGCTCAACAAATTAATGAGATCATTGTTCAAACAAATGAAAATGCAAGTAAAATATCTAATGCAAGTGAAATGATAAAGAGCATTGCCAATCAAACGAATCTTTTAGCACTAAATGCTGCGATTGAGGCAGCTAGAGCAGGAGAAGCAGGAAAAGGCTTTGCGGTTGTTGCGGATGAAATCAGAAAGCTAGCTGAACAATCCAACGGATTTACAGAAGAGATTGCAAAAATAATCAATGAACTTACAGAAAAAACAATTTTTGCTGTAACTACGATTAATGAAGTGATAAAAGTAGTTTCCCAACAAAGTGATTCTGTTGAAAGCACAAATACCATCTTTATTGGTATTTCTGGCGCTATTGAAAAAATGAAAAACATTACCTTAGTTTTGAATCAATCGGGACAAACTATGGTACTTCAAAAGAATGAAATTATAGGAACTATAGAAAGTTTATCTGCAATATCAGAAGAAAATGCTGCTGGCACTGAACAAGTATCTGCATCTATTCAAGAACAAACAGCATCTATCACAGAAATTGCAAATGCAAGCGAAATATTAGTAAAAATTGCAGATGAGATGCAATCAACGATATTAAAGTTTAGAAAACCGAATTAA
- a CDS encoding cysteine desulfurase, whose protein sequence is MITNNYHSLDMSSSNYYFLTKYLDLQYHMDTPSIRKDFPILSNKINGYPLIWFDNGATTQKPNCVIDSLTKYYQEYNSNIHRGSHTLADIATKRYEQARTKIQHFLGATLPEEIIFVRGATEAINLVAESYGKVNITQGDEILLTAMEHHSNIVPWQKLSEETNAVIKVAPINEHGEILMEEFEKLLSTRTRIVAITHISNVLGTINPIGQMIKMAHSKGAIVLIDGAQAASHLSVNVQALDADFYVFSGHKAFAPTGIGVLYGKKSLLEKMPPWQRGGGMIKNVSFTKTEFNTLPEKFEAGTANIADAIALGVAIDYMNKIGLDNIEIYERKLTKYATEALSQLPGIKLFGTSINKSCILSFIFKHHSPDKISDYLNKYGIATRAGHHCAQPTLERYGLQSVNRASLAFYNTKAEIDFFVETLYKVQ, encoded by the coding sequence ATGATTACAAATAATTATCATTCACTTGATATGAGCAGTTCGAATTATTATTTTCTTACAAAATACCTAGACCTTCAATACCACATGGACACTCCTTCTATCAGAAAAGACTTTCCTATATTAAGTAATAAAATTAATGGTTATCCTTTGATCTGGTTTGATAATGGTGCTACGACACAAAAACCCAATTGTGTGATAGATTCATTAACAAAATATTATCAAGAATATAATTCAAATATTCACCGCGGTTCTCATACATTAGCTGATATTGCAACCAAACGTTATGAACAAGCCCGCACAAAGATTCAACATTTTCTAGGTGCCACATTACCTGAAGAGATCATATTTGTAAGAGGTGCTACAGAAGCCATTAACCTTGTAGCAGAGTCCTATGGAAAAGTTAATATCACTCAAGGGGATGAGATTCTCTTAACAGCAATGGAGCACCATTCAAACATTGTACCATGGCAAAAATTAAGTGAAGAAACGAACGCTGTAATAAAGGTAGCTCCAATAAATGAACACGGTGAAATCCTAATGGAGGAATTCGAAAAACTACTAAGCACTAGAACACGTATTGTAGCCATCACTCACATTTCAAATGTACTGGGAACAATAAATCCAATTGGTCAAATGATAAAAATGGCTCATAGCAAAGGCGCCATCGTGCTGATTGATGGTGCTCAAGCTGCTTCCCATTTAAGTGTTAACGTTCAGGCCTTGGATGCGGATTTTTATGTGTTTTCAGGACACAAGGCTTTTGCTCCAACAGGTATTGGTGTCTTATATGGGAAGAAAAGTTTGCTTGAAAAAATGCCACCTTGGCAAAGAGGAGGCGGGATGATTAAAAATGTTAGCTTTACAAAAACTGAATTCAATACCCTCCCGGAAAAGTTTGAAGCAGGTACCGCTAATATCGCCGATGCAATTGCCCTAGGCGTAGCAATTGATTATATGAATAAAATTGGTCTAGATAACATAGAAATCTATGAAAGAAAATTAACTAAGTACGCTACAGAAGCTTTGTCACAACTTCCTGGAATAAAGCTATTCGGAACATCTATCAACAAATCATGTATATTATCATTTATTTTCAAGCATCATTCTCCGGATAAAATTTCGGATTATCTAAACAAATATGGTATTGCTACTAGAGCCGGCCATCATTGTGCACAACCAACTCTTGAAAGATATGGTTTGCAAAGTGTTAACAGAGCCTCCTTGGCATTCTATAATACAAAAGCAGAAATTGATTTTTTTGTGGAGACATTGTATAAGGTTCAATAA
- a CDS encoding Crp/Fnr family transcriptional regulator: MDIRSDLSSYSLQPSAAKTLSHSTKSKPIMECITPRWLLTFLPWVSVEAGIYKVNKRKNYNLLSYSNDQQKEAYLTNDTRQLSEIPPFKYMNPEAINTITPYLTKEQFDAGTTVTKADAEGDKLFIVARGKVEVKTTGARGEEINIGILAEGDYSDMDAFIQKSNRRVSITAITLSILYSIKREDFETWLDSIPKDVLDQFNHANSLWDQTKMRSNEYGEKSIDVYSGTLGEIDLPLTYPDYEEHPKEYVLNVVQTILRINTQITDIFNYPLNQLDEQMRLTVEAMLERQEWEIINNKQFGLLNSVSPKMRVQSKNGVPTPDALDELLIRVWKKPAFFLAHPQAIAAFGRECTKRGVPPMSINIEGSPFITWRGVPLVPCDKLLINGKRNSYSCGTTNILLLRVGEEEQGVIGLHQPGIPDEKYMPSLSVKNGGIDVNGITSYILRLYYSAAVLADDALGVLQDVEVGYYHDYK, translated from the coding sequence ATGGACATAAGAAGTGATTTGAGCTCCTATAGCTTACAACCAAGTGCCGCAAAAACCCTATCTCACTCTACAAAATCAAAACCAATCATGGAATGCATAACACCTAGATGGTTGCTTACCTTTCTCCCATGGGTATCAGTAGAAGCAGGTATCTATAAAGTAAATAAAAGAAAGAATTATAATTTACTCTCCTATTCTAATGACCAGCAAAAAGAAGCATACCTTACTAATGATACAAGACAGTTATCAGAAATACCTCCCTTTAAATATATGAATCCTGAGGCGATTAATACAATTACACCTTATCTGACAAAAGAACAATTTGATGCAGGAACTACTGTTACTAAGGCTGATGCAGAAGGTGACAAGCTATTTATTGTTGCACGAGGTAAAGTTGAAGTTAAAACTACTGGTGCGAGAGGTGAAGAGATTAATATTGGTATTTTGGCTGAGGGAGATTACTCAGATATGGATGCCTTTATACAAAAGTCTAATCGTCGTGTAAGTATTACTGCAATCACACTTAGCATTTTATATAGCATAAAAAGAGAAGATTTTGAAACCTGGTTAGATTCCATTCCAAAGGATGTTCTGGATCAATTTAATCATGCAAATTCTCTATGGGATCAAACAAAAATGAGATCGAATGAGTATGGGGAAAAATCGATTGATGTTTACTCCGGAACACTTGGAGAAATTGATCTTCCATTAACATACCCAGATTACGAAGAACATCCAAAAGAATATGTCCTAAATGTAGTTCAAACTATTCTTCGGATAAATACCCAAATAACAGATATATTTAATTATCCACTGAATCAATTAGATGAGCAAATGCGCTTAACCGTTGAAGCTATGCTTGAAAGACAAGAATGGGAAATTATCAATAATAAACAATTCGGATTATTAAATTCTGTGTCACCAAAAATGCGGGTGCAATCTAAGAACGGAGTTCCAACTCCTGATGCATTAGATGAGTTATTAATTAGAGTTTGGAAAAAGCCAGCCTTCTTTTTAGCACATCCTCAAGCCATAGCAGCCTTTGGAAGAGAATGTACAAAAAGAGGCGTACCTCCGATGTCAATCAATATCGAGGGTTCACCTTTCATTACTTGGAGAGGTGTACCTCTTGTGCCTTGTGATAAATTATTAATCAACGGAAAAAGAAATAGCTACTCTTGTGGAACTACAAATATATTATTGCTTCGTGTAGGCGAAGAGGAACAAGGTGTAATTGGATTGCACCAACCAGGCATCCCTGATGAAAAATATATGCCAAGCTTGTCTGTAAAAAATGGTGGGATTGATGTAAATGGGATAACTTCCTATATACTAAGATTATATTATTCTGCTGCTGTGTTAGCGGACGACGCATTGGGAGTACTTCAAGACGTTGAAGTGGGTTATTACCATGATTACAAATAA